One genomic window of Lepeophtheirus salmonis chromosome 5, UVic_Lsal_1.4, whole genome shotgun sequence includes the following:
- the Hsp60A gene encoding heat shock protein 60A has product MLGSMRFWSSGRQLSRLLRNDGMRTYSKDVRFGVDVKSELIKGMNILADAVSVTMGPSGRNVVIESSWGAPKITKDGVTVAKAIELEDKFQNIGAKLVQDVASNTNDKAGDGTTTATVLARAIAKHGFDMVTRGANPVEIRRGLMMGVDVVTKNLMAMSKSVTSPDEIKQVATISANGDVVIGELISEAMEKVGREGVITVKDGKTLEDEIEIIEGMKFDRGYISPYFINSSKGGKVEYNDALVLFSEKKISSIQAIIPALELSNQMKKPLVIIAEDIDGEALTTLVINRLKLGLQVAAVKAPGFGDNRKNTMADMAVATGGIVFGDEATDVKLEDVQLHDLGKVGEITITKDDTLLLKGMGDEKSINKRIENIKLAIEDSTSEYEIEKMRERMARLSSGVALLKIGGSSEVEVNEKKDRVNDALCATRAAIEEGIVPGGGTALLRCLDSLECAVTTNEDQQKGIEIIRQALKAPCLQISENAGVDASVIVNKVIEASEKNIGYNAHSGEFVDMFEAGIVDPTKVVRTALADAAGVASLLTTVEAVICEIPKNDPPSPGGMGGMGGMGGMGGMGGLGM; this is encoded by the coding sequence AACATCCTTGCGGATGCGGTGTCCGTGACGATGGGACCCAGTGGGCGAAATGTGGTGATTGAATCTTCTTGGGGTGCCCCAAAGATCACCAAGGACGGAGTGACCGTGGCCAAAGCAATTGAGCTGGAAgataagtttcaaaatattggtGCTAAGTTGGTTCAAGACGTGGCGAGTAACACGAATGACAAAGCCGGTGATGGAACGACGACCGCCACAGTGTTGGCACGTGCCATCGCCAAACATGGATTTGACATGGTGACGAGAGGTGCGAATCCTGTGGAGATTCGTCGTGGACTGATGATGGGTGTGGATGTTGTAACGAAGAATTTGATGGCGATGTCCAAGTCTGTGACCTCTCCCGATGAGATCAAGCAAGTGGCTACCATCAGTGCCAATGGGGATGTGGTTATTGGGGAACTCATTTCTGAAGCCATGGAGAAAGTAGGACGGGAAGGTGTCATCACGGTCAAGGACGGAAAGACTCTTGAAGATGAAATCGAAATCATCGAAGGCATGAAATTCGACCGTGGATACATTTCACCTTATTTTATCAATTCCTCCAAGGGTGGAAAAGTGGAATACAATGATGCGCTGGTCCTCTTCtcggagaaaaaaatatcaagtattcAAGCTATTATTCCTGCGCTCGAGCTTTCAAACCAAATGAAGAAGCCTCTTGTCATCATTGCTGAGGACATAGATGGAGAAGCACTCACGACTCTTGTCATCAATCGTCTAAAATTAGGTCTTCAAGTAGCTGCTGTCAAGGCTCCAGGATTCGGAGACAATCGTAAAAACACCATGGCAGATATGGCTGTTGCCACTGGAGGAATCGTTTTTGGTGATGAGGCTACTGATGTTAAACTTGAGGATGTCCAACTCCATGATTTGGGAAAAGTTGGAGAGATTACCATCACAAAAGATGACACCCTCTTGCTTAAAGGAATGGGGGATGAAAAATCCATTAACAAGAGGATTGAGAATATCAAGTTAGCGATAGAGGACTCGACTTCAGAGTATGAAATCGAAAAGATGCGTGAGCGTATGGCTCGTCTATCATCTGGTGTTGCTCTTCTCAAAATTGGAGGATCTTCAGAAGTGGAGGTGAATGAGAAGAAAGACCGTGTCAATGATGCACTTTGTGCTACCCGTGCTGCCATCGAAGAAGGAATCGTTCCTGGAGGTGGAACTGCTTTATTGAGATGCTTGGATTCCCTTGAGTGCGCTGTAACCACAAATGAGGACCAACAAAAAGGTATTGAAATCATTCGTCAAGCGCTAAAAGCACCATGTCTACAAATTTCCGAAAATGCGGGTGTCGATGCCTCTGTCATCGTAAATAAAGTTATTGAGGCCAGTGAGAAAAATATTGGTTATAATGCTCACTCTGGAGAATTTGTCGACATGTTTGAAGCTGGTATCGTAGATCCAACTAAAGTAGTAAGGACGGCCCTTGCTGATGCTGCTGGAGTTGCGTCGCTGTTGACGACTGTCGAGGCCGTTATTTGTGAAATCCCAAAGAATGACCCACCATCACCTGGAGGAATGGGTGGCATGGGCGGTATGGGAGGAATGGGCGGCATGGGTGGATTaggaatgtaa
- the LOC121118758 gene encoding uncharacterized protein, which yields MGGCSVHGCMSRTGSKYKKIHGNIQFFRFPFPKNPTELARRRQWLGNLKFPSGWKPAPTSMICEKHFEANMFYPKSSLMGKNFLKGNAIPTINVLSPPDHTYSKNCQSIEVKLDLSTSNSEDQVTGGVPMELLSPQHISSTLHSIPFDFHIQEVEVQSTCHDCHYYSKKIEHLNSVISSMKKTIETMSKQISVLEDESISKHTFFNSDLLNNLKVKNSKNRSFTNESIKDALKLRMTCGKSGYELLREYLPLPCTRTLQKRTEYFMFNVEGQNTKNSPSRSQKMIDPQIMCTMSLPYKKTPYNPSRKIQVRQKRKSQLNLLVRFNRSKISNKTYNLFAKKFFSEMKSQIHSARKRMNLTDKKQVCKTN from the coding sequence ATGGGTGGATGCTCCGTCCACGGATGTATGAGTAGAACTGgatccaaatacaaaaaaatacatggaaACATACAGTTCTTTAGatttccttttccaaaaaatccaacAGAACTCGCTAGAAGAAGACAATGGTTAGGTAACCTTAAGTTTCCCTCTGGTTGGAAACCAGCCCCAACCTCAATGATTTGTGAGAAACATTTTGAAGCCAATATGTTTTACCCAAAATCATCGCTGATGggcaaaaattttttaaaaggtaacgCAATTCCAACGATAAACGTTCTCTCACCACCAGATCATACCTACAGTAAGAATTGTCAATCTATCGAAGTAAAATTAGACTTGTCTACCTCTAATTCTGAAGACCAGGTGACAGGTGGTGTTCCAATGGAATTGCTCAGCCCTCAACACATATCATCAACTTTACACTCAATTCCATTTGACTTTCATATACAAGAAGTTGAGGTTCAAAGCACATGTCATGACTGTCAttattactctaaaaaaattgaacatttaaattctgttatatcttcaatgaaaaaaacaattgaaactaTGAGTAAACAAATTAGTGTTCTTGAAGACGAAAGTATttcaaaacatacttttttcaattctgATTTACTCAataatttgaaagttaaaaattcaaagaatagAAGTTTTACGAATGAATCTATCAAAGATGCATTAAAACTACGAATGACTTGTGGTAAATCGGGCTATGAATTATTGAGAGAATACTTGCCTCTTCCTTGTACAAGAACTCTCCAAAAAAGaactgaatattttatgtttaatgttGAGGGGCAAAATACAAAGAATAGCCCGTCTAGATCCCAAAAAATGATCGATCCTCAAATAATGTGTACAATGTCTCTCCCTTATAAGAAGACTCCATACAATCCGAGTAGGAAAATCCAAGTTCGTCAGAAGAGAAAATCCCAACTAAATCTCCTTGTCCGTTTCAATAGAagtaaaatatctaataaaacgtaCAATTTGTTtgcaaagaaatttttttctgaaatgaaAAGCCAAATTCATTCTGCTAGGAAAAGAATGAATTTAACAGATAAAAAGCAAGTCTGCAAAACGAATTAA
- the LOC121118851 gene encoding uncharacterized protein encodes MDPQINQYGEVNQLGGMFVNGRPLPNHIRVRIIELAQLGIRPCDISRQLRVSHGCVSKILARYNETGSILPGAIGGSKPRVTTPKVVNFIKDLKQKDPGIFAWEIRDKLLSDGVCDKYNVPSVSSISRILRNKIGTLNHLSGHTHYNSKQVSHSNNNNNSSSDNNHTNSSGGLQPSQQQILPSPHSPGHHHHHAPIYPSFYQPYPSHNNNSITSQEPSPPIPSNVSAPDDPLNKPMESKWHNTSSPTDLFMTYCGIPPHNPISPPPSMKPIHHSNSSLSPAPPPPPPQTPMTFDPTFHHHTHHHHQNINYYMYLQSHHQHLLNNAAQGCTFPSALETTAGSHPQHPSSSSSSSVNNEGGAEHHPRLSGSLIPLHTNSQSYGHHPNL; translated from the coding sequence ATCCACAAATCAATCAATATGGAGAAGTAAATCAACTTGGAGGCATGTTTGTAAACGGTCGACCCCTTCCCAATCACATTCGTGTACGAATCATAGAGCTAGCACAACTTGGAATCCGTCCATGTGATATTTCACGTCAACTCCGAGTGAGTCACGGCTGTGTCTCAAAAATACTTGCTCGTTATAATGAAACTGGGTCCATTCTACCTGGGGCGATAGGAGGTTCCAAACCTCGGGTAACAACCCCGAAAGTTGTCAACTTCATTAAAGATTTAAAGCAAAAGGATCCAGGGATCTTTGCTTGGGAAATTCGTGATAAGTTATTAAGTGATGGTGTTTGCGACAAATATAACGTTCCCTCTGTATCGTCCATTAGTAGAATTCTACGCAATAAAATCGGCACTCTGAACCATTTAAGTGGGCATACTCATTACAACAGCAAACAGGTCTCTCACagcaacaataataataacagtagCAGCGACAACAATCACACTAATAGTAGTGGGGGCCTTCAACCCAGCCAGCAACAAATTCTCCCATCTCCACACTCACCAGGACATCATCACCATCATGCTCCCATTTATCCAAGTTTTTACCAGCCATACCCAAGTCATAACAACAACAGCATCACTAGTCAGGAACCATCCCCACCAATTCCCTCCAATGTATCTGCTCCTGACGATCCGTTGAACAAACCCATGGAGTCCAAATGGCATAACACATCATCCCCGACGGATCTTTTCATGACATACTGCGGTATTCCTCCGCACAACCCCATTTCCCCACCACCTTCCATGAAACCCATTCACCACAGCAATTCATCCCTTTCGCCAGCTCCACCACCCCCTCCTCCCCAAACGCCAATGACCTTTGACCCCACCTTCCATCATCACACACACCATCATCACCAAAACATCAACTACTATATGTATCTTCAGTCCCACCATCAACATCTTCTCAACAATGCCGCCCAAGGATGCACTTTCCCCTCGGCTCTTGAAACAACAGCCGGCTCACATCCGCAGCATCcatcctcttcttcttcatcgTCAGTCAACAACGAAGGTGGGGCGGAACATCACCCACGACTCAGTGGGAGTTTGATCCCTCTTCATACTAATAGTCAATCTTATGGACACCATCCCAATCTTTGA